In Meleagris gallopavo isolate NT-WF06-2002-E0010 breed Aviagen turkey brand Nicholas breeding stock chromosome 5, Turkey_5.1, whole genome shotgun sequence, a single window of DNA contains:
- the LOC104911042 gene encoding otogelin-like, which translates to MEARLLLGALLCAGLPPAWSPRGASAQPPAGGDFPILSPSSAAGPWGGDGLGAATQESGMTVHNASVNTVSLSQNRRLHSMKCGPSSSFACFNGGECVYRELCNCSRFNASGPRCQTVYNTGAERDHICRTWGQYHFETFDGLYYYFSGKSTYALVRQTELDEQSFSIQVNNDPECLSSPYSCKRSVSLFFSGDEQIKMSSEVTYKGFGLQLPSVIGNLHIQKLAGYFLVRHQYAFTLAWDGISAVYIKMAPEYLGKTHGLCGNNNAVLQDDLETSYGKLTDDITEFVESWQENPPQGQPIWDNSFLNEPPCLTQSHESLQRAYALCNTLLHPPFEQCHEYVSPLPFMASCTSDLCMSAVDNATWCRALTEYARACAQAGKPLHGWRRHFQPCVITCLEPLTYNECINCCPASCHQQSQCIDSELPCIDGCYCPDGFIYENGLCVKPMDCHCDYHGSSFETGSVVYEECNNCTCIGGKWLCTNLTCPGMFKKKQSWLLNFFQ; encoded by the exons ATGGAGGCCAGGCTGCTCCTCGGGGCGCTGCTGTGCGCCGGGCTGCCGCCGG CTTGGTCTCCGCGAGGTGCCAGCGCGCAGCCTCCCGCCGGCGGCGACTTCCCCATCCTCAG CCCAAGCAGCGCCGCGGGACCTTGGGGAGGGGACGGCCTCGGCGCGGCCACGCAG GAGTCTGGAATGACAGTTCATAATGCTTCAGTTAATACAGTATCGTTGTCTCAGAACAGAAGACTTCACAGTATGAAATGTGGACCATCCA GTTCATTTGCGTGTTTTAACGGAGGTGAATGTGTCTACAGGGAACTCTGCAACTGCAGTCGATTTAATGCATCTGGACCAAGATGTCAGACAG TGTACAACACAGGTGCTGAAAGAGATCACATATGCAGAACATGGGGTCAATATCACTTTGAAACTTTCGATGGACTCTATTACTATTTTTCTGGGAAATCCACATATGCACTTGTGAGACAAACTGAATTAGATGAGCAGAGTTTTTCTATACAG gtGAATAATGATCCTGAATGCCTTTCTTCTCCATATTCTTGCAAACGGTCTGTTAGTTTATTCTTTTCCGGagatgaacaaataaaaatgagcagTGAAGTCACCTATAAAGGATTTGG ACTTCAGTTACCTTCTGTTATTGGAAACTTACACATCCAGAAACTAGCTGGATACTTTCTAGTCAGGCACCAGTATGCCTTTACTCTGGCTTGGGATGGTATATCTGCAGTGTATATCAAAATGGCACCAGAGTACTTGGGCAAAACACATGGACTGTGTGGGAACAATAATGCTGTCCTGCAGGATGATCTTGAAACTAGTTATG GAAAATTGACAGATGATATAACGGAGTTTGTGGAGAGTTGGCAGGAAAATCCTCCACAAGGACAACCCATTTGGGATAACTCTTTTCTCAATGAGCCACCTTGCCTGACTCAAAGCCATGAATCTTTACAG AGAGCATATGCTCTGTGTAATACTCTACTGCATCCTCCATTTGAACAATGTCACGAATATGTGAGCCCTCTTCCTTTTATGGCAAGCTGCACCAGTGATCTTTGCAT GTCAGCAGTTGATAATGCAACTTGGTGTCGAGCATTAACTGAATATGCCAGAGCATGTGCCCAAGCAGGAAAACCTCTTCATGGATGGAGGAGGCACTTTCAGCCATGTG taATTACCTGTCTTGAACCATTGACCTACAATGAGTGCATCAACTGTTGCCCTGCTTCATGTCACCAGCAATCACAGTGTATTGACAGTGAACTTCCCTGCATTGATGGATGCTATTGTCCGGATG gctttatttatgaaaatggATTGTGTGTCAAGCCTATGGACTGTCATTGCGATTACCATGGCAGTTCTTTTGAAACAGGTTCTGTGGTTTATGAGGAATGTAATAATTG cacTTGCATTGGAGGAAAATGGCTTTGTACCAATCTTACATGTCCAGGtatgtttaagaaaaaacagtCTTGGTTACTTAACTTTTTTCAGTGA
- the LOC100548747 gene encoding harmonin, with the protein MERRVAREFRHKVNLLIDNEAEKDYLYDVLRMYHQSMNLPVLVGDLKLVINEPSRLPLFDAIRPLIPLKHQVEYDQLTPKRSRKLKEVRLDRLHPEGLGISVRGGAEFSCGLFISQLVKGGQADNVGLQVGDEIVRINGYSISSCTHEEVINLIRTKKIVSIKVRHVGMIPVKSSADEPLKWQYVDQFVSDSGEGKGSVAGLASSGGRDSKEKKVFISLIGTKGMGCSISSGPTQKPGIFVSNVKPGSLSAEVGLEVGDQIVEVNGVDFSNVDHKEVGLKLLNSINM; encoded by the exons ATGGAGCGCCGGGTCGCCCGCGAGTTCCGGCACAAG GTTAATCTGCTAATTGACAATGAAGCGGAGAAGGATTACCTTTATGATGTGCTGCGGATGTACCATCA ATCTATGAACCTTCCAGTGCTTGTGGGTGACCTAAAACTCGTGATTAATGAACCAAGCAGGCTACCTCTGTTTGATGCTATCCGCCCACTTATTCCATTAAAACACCAGGTGGAGTATGATCAGCTTACACCCAAAAGATCAAG GAAACTGAAGGAAGTGAGATTGGATCGTTTGCACCCTGAAGGACTGGGAATAAGTGTGAGAGGTGGAGCGGAATTTAGCTGTGGCCTCTTTATTTCCCAGTTAGTTAAAGGAGGACAAGCAGACAATGTTGGACTGCAG gTTGGGGATGAGATAGTTCGTATAAATGGATATTCCATCTCATCATGCACACACGAGGAAGTCATAAACCTCATTCGCACAAAGAAAATAGTGTCCATAAAAGTGAGAC atgtTGGAATGATACCAGTCAAAAG ttcagCAGATGAACCCCTTAAATGGCAATATGTGGATCAGTTTGTGTCAGATTCTGGG GAAGGAAAGGGCAGTGTGGCTGGTCTTGCTTCTTCTGGAGGAAGAGACAGTAAAGAGAAGAAAGTCTTCATTAGCTTGATCGGCACAAAAGGCATGGGATGCAG TATTTCCAGTGGTCCAACACAAAAACCAGGCATTTTTGTCAGTAATGTTAAGCCGGGTTCTCTTTCAGCAGAAGTGGGCTTAGAG GTTGGTGATCAGATTGTTGAGGTGAATGGTGTGGACTTCTCGAATGTGGATCATAAAGAGGTAGGATTAAAATTACTTAATTCCATTAATATGTAA